The DNA segment CAGAATGACTTCCGCGTTGTGCAGGTATTTCATTCGTTGTGCGGGGTCGTGTTCTGTCTTGGCGGACTCGATCAGCTTGTCGTACTCTTTGTTCGACCAACCGGTTTGATTGTTGCCCCCGTCGGTGACGAACATATCGAGAAACGTGTTGGGGTCGAGATAATCGCCGATCCAGCCGCCGCGGCAGACATCATATTGCAAATTGGCGGAGGCCGACAGCCAGGAGTTCCATTCCATATTTTGCAGGCCGACATCGATGCCCAGGTTTTCTTTCCATTGGGCCTGGATGACTTCGACAATGTTTTGATTCAGCTCGTCGGTGTTGTACAGGATTTCGATTTTGGGAATACCGCGGCCTCCGGGATAGCCGGCTTGGGCGAGCAGTTGGCGCGCGCGCTCGGGATTGTATTCGGGACACTGGGGCGATTCGTAACCCGGCAGCCCGGGTGGAACTAGGGAGCGGGCCACCTCTTCGCCGCCGCGAATCACGCCTTCGGTAATTTGCTTTTTGTTCACCGCCATAGCCAGCGCTTGGCGGACCAGTTTGTTATTAAGCGGCGGCCGGGTGCAATTGAAACGGTAAAAATCGCAGGTGTATTCAGGAGTGTGCAGGAAATCGGTACGCTTTTGGGCCAAAATATCGGGCACGGCGGTGGTGGGCACCAGCGGAATCCAATCGACCTGGCCGTCGAGGTACATGTTGAACGCTGTGGCGGAGGATTCGATGGGCAGCGAATCGATGATTTTGCACTTCACGTTCGCCGCGTTCCAATACAGCGGGTTTTTCACCATCCGCAAGCGTGAACGGACAACGTGGCTTTCCAACTTGAATGGGCCATTGGTGATGACGTGATCCGGCTTGGTCCATTCCGGGTAGCCGTACGTTTCCACGCAGCGGGGGTTGGTGGGGAACAGCGGATAGAAACCGACCAACTGCAGATAATAGGGCGTAGGCGCTTTCAGATGAACTTGCAATGTGCGGTTGTCGAGGGCTTTGACGCCCACCTCGCTGAAATCGAGCAACACGTTTTTACTGGGCTCGACTTCAACGGCAGTTTTGATAGTTGATTTCGCCCAACTCGGCGGCGTCCATTTTGCGCGGTCGCGCTCGGTGACATTCTGAAACGCCCGCTGCTGGCCGTCGATTTCGATGACGTAAACTGGCTCTGAAGGTTTTCCTGGTTCCTTTTTGTCCGCAGTTTTTTTATCCGATTCCTGCGTTGCTTCGCTGTCTTTCGATCCCGCGTTCTTTTCAGTCGGCGCTTGAATGATTTGAATCAGCTTGCCGTGTAAAACAATACCGCGGGCAAATGGCAGGGCATCTTTCGGCCGCTCGTGCAGTTCGACTTCCACTTTGTCGCCAGGGCCGAACTGCTTGCTGGTATAGCGCTCGCCGTTTTCCAAATACCAGTGCTGATAGGTGTATTCGGTGGCGTTGAGCGAATCGAGCATGTGCCGCCACTGCCAGACAAAGTCGCCCGCCACGACCGGCGTGCCGTCGATCCACTTGGCGTTATCGCGAAAATGGAACGTGTAAGTCCGCAGGTCGGGCGAAATATCCCAACTTTCGGCGACACCGGGAATAGGGTGCAAATCTTTGGCGTTGAGATTTGTCAGCCCCTCGAACAAGCCGACAATGACGCGCCCTTCCGGCTGGCCCAACGCCAAGGCCGGGTCAATCGAACGGATTTCCGTATTGTTGACAAACGTGAAATCGGCCGGCGGTTCCGGTTTGCTGGTGAGCGCCCAAGCCGTGGCTGCGATCAGGAGCAGAACCAACAAGCCCGCAAACCAGGTTCGGCCGCGATAATTCATGGGAGATTGGCCAGGGATGGCTCGAGAATGTCGCCGGTTGTTGTGACTTGTGTTCTACGCTTCCCGGGTGAGCGGGGTCTAGCGGTTGGGCCGCGGAATCAGGGGGTGGTGATGAGTTTTTCGATCAAGGCGGGGACCTCCTCGTAGGCTTTGCTGCCCTCGAAGCGATGAACATTTCCCTGGCGGTCGTACACGAAGACCGCGGGAATCGACGCCAAATTCAATTTCTTCAGCAGCGCGTCGGAAGATTCGCTGCAGAGGATATTGTCGAACGCGGCCCCATGAGTTTGGAGGAATTTGAGGACGTCGGCTTGCACGTCCTCGGGCTTGCCCAGGCCTTCAAAATCGAAACTGAGTGAAATGCACGCCAACTGGGCTGGGTCGTACTTTTTATGCAGGGCCACAAGTTTGGGGAACTCCTCGATGCATGGCGGACATGACGTGGCCCAGCAATCCAGCACGACGACCTGGCCACGGTGATCGGCGATGAGTTTTTGGATGCCGTTATAATCCAAAATTTGCAGCGATACGTTTGTGGTAGAGGCGGCATTCGCCGGAGTTGGAACTTCCGTTGAATCCGCGTGGCCGGTATGGCTGCCGCAGCCGACCTGCCAAAAAACGGCACACAGCGCGGCGAGACCCATGATCCGGTACAATGTCCATCTGATTTGCATGCCCCCTAGTGTAATGCTTGGAGTTACGCTCGCAAATGTCGTTCATTCAAGAGCGCCACAAACCGCCGCTGCCGCTGGACCGACCGCGGGAATTGGTCATTGCCTGTGCGCCGCTG comes from the Pirellulales bacterium genome and includes:
- a CDS encoding peptide ABC transporter substrate-binding protein; this translates as MNYRGRTWFAGLLVLLLIAATAWALTSKPEPPADFTFVNNTEIRSIDPALALGQPEGRVIVGLFEGLTNLNAKDLHPIPGVAESWDISPDLRTYTFHFRDNAKWIDGTPVVAGDFVWQWRHMLDSLNATEYTYQHWYLENGERYTSKQFGPGDKVEVELHERPKDALPFARGIVLHGKLIQIIQAPTEKNAGSKDSEATQESDKKTADKKEPGKPSEPVYVIEIDGQQRAFQNVTERDRAKWTPPSWAKSTIKTAVEVEPSKNVLLDFSEVGVKALDNRTLQVHLKAPTPYYLQLVGFYPLFPTNPRCVETYGYPEWTKPDHVITNGPFKLESHVVRSRLRMVKNPLYWNAANVKCKIIDSLPIESSATAFNMYLDGQVDWIPLVPTTAVPDILAQKRTDFLHTPEYTCDFYRFNCTRPPLNNKLVRQALAMAVNKKQITEGVIRGGEEVARSLVPPGLPGYESPQCPEYNPERARQLLAQAGYPGGRGIPKIEILYNTDELNQNIVEVIQAQWKENLGIDVGLQNMEWNSWLSASANLQYDVCRGGWIGDYLDPNTFLDMFVTDGGNNQTGWSNKEYDKLIESAKTEHDPAQRMKYLHNAEVILMDEMPIFPIYYRVSRNMIRPYVHGFYPNLLDLHPLDTIWIDQDEKKKFLQQGGRG
- a CDS encoding TlpA disulfide reductase family protein, with the translated sequence MGLAALCAVFWQVGCGSHTGHADSTEVPTPANAASTTNVSLQILDYNGIQKLIADHRGQVVVLDCWATSCPPCIEEFPKLVALHKKYDPAQLACISLSFDFEGLGKPEDVQADVLKFLQTHGAAFDNILCSESSDALLKKLNLASIPAVFVYDRQGNVHRFEGSKAYEEVPALIEKLITTP